The following proteins are encoded in a genomic region of Oncorhynchus keta strain PuntledgeMale-10-30-2019 chromosome 35, Oket_V2, whole genome shotgun sequence:
- the LOC127915496 gene encoding ovarian cancer G-protein coupled receptor 1-like, with product MKNDWVDGHMCLAAYSPFFIVGFPANCLSLYVAWVLMRKGNNLAVYLVNLSISDLLYTVSLPVWIELALSRPVGDTFCRLVSVVMYNSFYIGSGLLCCISVDRYLAVVYPLYFNWVRQVRTSVAVCAALWYVELSIHIYLLHQKGALQDFSARRLCNEGMPMAQADAHVALTRVVLGFLLPLLIMTFCFHQIVLALHDSASLLARERRKVSLLLLLFLVTYVVYMG from the coding sequence ATGAAAAATGACTGGGTGGACGGGCACATGTGCCTAGCAGCCTACTCCCCCTTCTTCATTGTGGGCTTCCCGGCAAACTGCCTGTCTCTGTATGTGGCCTGGGTGTTAATGAGGAAAGGAAACAACTTGGCCGTGTACCTGGTGAATCTGTCCATCTCAGACCTCCTCTATACGGTCTCCCTGCCCGTATGGATCGAGCTGGCCCTGAGTCGGCCCGTAGGGGACACCTTCTGTAGACTGGTGTCTGTGGTGATGTACAACAGCTTCTACATCGGGTCTGGTCTCCTCTGCTGCATCTCAGTGGATCGCTACTTGGCCGTGGTCTATCCTCTCTACTTCAACTGGGTGCGGCAGGTGCGTACTTCAGTGGCAGTTTGCGCTGCATTGTGGTATGTAGAACTGTCTATCCACATCTATCTTCTTCACCAAAAGGGGGCGCTGCAGGACTTCTCCGCCAGGCGGCTGTGTAATGAGGGTATGCCCATGGCCCAGGCGGACGCCCACGTTGCTCTGACCAGGGTGGTTCTGGGGTTCCTGCTCCCCCTTCTCATCATGACCTTCTGCTTCCATCAGATTGTTTTGGCACTCCACGACAGTGCCTCCTTGCTGGCCCGGGAGCGGAGGAAAGTCAGCCTCCTGTTGCTGCTCTTCCTGGTGACATATGTGGTGTatatgggataa